One part of the Arabidopsis thaliana chromosome 1 sequence genome encodes these proteins:
- the AGL58 gene encoding AGAMOUS-like 58 (AGAMOUS-like 58 (AGL58); FUNCTIONS IN: DNA binding, sequence-specific DNA binding transcription factor activity; INVOLVED IN: regulation of transcription, DNA-dependent; LOCATED IN: nucleus; EXPRESSED IN: antipodal cell, embryo, endosperm; CONTAINS InterPro DOMAIN/s: Transcription factor, MADS-box (InterPro:IPR002100); BEST Arabidopsis thaliana protein match is: AGAMOUS-like 59 (TAIR:AT1G28460.1); Has 4825 Blast hits to 4825 proteins in 573 species: Archae - 0; Bacteria - 0; Metazoa - 521; Fungi - 220; Plants - 4036; Viruses - 0; Other Eukaryotes - 48 (source: NCBI BLink).) has translation MNPKKTKGKQKINIKKIEKDEDRSVTLSKRLNAIYTMIIELSILCGVEVAFIGYSCSGKPYTFGSPSFQAVVERFLNGEASSSSSSSLQRSVKNAHKQAKIQELCKRYNRLVEELKVDEVKVKKAAALAETRAVNKDAWWKADPNDVKDHEKAKKMMEKYQELKEKLREEVALRIKRGHDENNNK, from the coding sequence atgaatcccaagaaaaccaaaggaaaacaaaagattaacatcaagaaaattgaaaaagacgAAGACAGATCGGTCACATTGTCTAAGCGTCTAAATGCTATCTACACTATGATCATTGAGCTTTCCATTCTCTGTGGTGTTGAAGTTGCGTTTATCGGGTATTCTTGCTCTGGAAAACCATACACATTCGGCAGTCCGTCCTTCCAAGCCGTGGTGGAGCGGTTTCTCAACGGCGAGGCctcgtcgtcttcttcatcatcgttGCAACGATCGGTCAAGAATGCTCACAAGCAAGCGAAGATTCAAGAGCTTTGCAAAAGATACAATAGATTGGTGGAGGAGTTAAAGGTGGACGAAGTCAAAGTCAAGAAGGCAGCTGCATTGGCGGAGACGAGGGCCGTGAATAAGGATGCGTGGTGGAAAGCAGATCCAAATGACGTGAAGGATCACGAAAAggcgaagaagatgatggagaagTATCAAGAGCTCAAAGAGAAACTGCGTGAGGAAGTTGCTTTAAGGATCAAGAGAGGACATGATGAGAATAATAACAAATGA